The following are encoded together in the Bacillus alveayuensis genome:
- a CDS encoding tartrate dehydrogenase/decarboxylase/D-malate dehydrogenase (product_source=KO:K07246; cath_funfam=3.40.718.10; cog=COG0473; ko=KO:K07246; pfam=PF00180; smart=SM01329; superfamily=53659; tigrfam=TIGR02089): protein MKIYNIAVIAGDGIGPEVINEGIKVLKAASEIAREFEFEFTYFPWGCEYYLKHGKMMDEDGLEKLKEFDAIYLGAVGYPGVPDHISLWDLLLKIRKSFDQYINIRPIKRLKGAPCPLKEAKLEDVDMLFIRENSEGEYAGAGEWLFKGKPEEVVLQTSVFSRKGTERVIRYAYETARKLGKSLTSISKGNALNYSMVFWDQVFDEVGKEYPDVKTYSYLVDAASMYMIKQPERFEVVVTSNLFGDILTDLGAAIAGGLGLAAGANINPERTYPSMFEPIHGSAPDISGKGIANPLAAIWSASQMLDFFGYDHLGKSVLNAIEGVLSENETLTPDMGGTATTSEVGDRVVEILKSGK from the coding sequence TTGAAAATATACAATATTGCGGTTATAGCCGGTGATGGTATCGGTCCAGAAGTTATTAATGAAGGCATTAAGGTGTTAAAGGCTGCTAGCGAAATTGCCCGTGAGTTCGAATTTGAATTTACCTATTTCCCTTGGGGATGTGAGTATTACTTAAAACACGGGAAGATGATGGATGAGGACGGACTGGAGAAATTAAAGGAATTTGATGCGATTTATTTAGGCGCTGTCGGATATCCAGGAGTTCCCGATCATATTTCCTTATGGGATTTATTGCTTAAGATTCGAAAAAGTTTTGACCAATACATTAATATTCGTCCGATTAAACGTTTAAAAGGTGCACCTTGTCCATTAAAAGAGGCAAAATTGGAAGACGTGGATATGTTATTTATTCGGGAAAACAGTGAAGGAGAATATGCGGGAGCTGGTGAATGGCTGTTTAAAGGGAAACCGGAAGAAGTCGTTTTGCAGACAAGCGTCTTTTCACGAAAAGGAACGGAACGCGTTATTCGCTACGCATATGAAACAGCACGAAAATTAGGAAAATCGTTAACGAGTATTAGCAAAGGGAATGCCCTTAATTATTCCATGGTCTTTTGGGATCAAGTTTTTGATGAGGTTGGGAAAGAATACCCAGATGTAAAAACGTATTCTTATCTTGTTGATGCAGCCAGTATGTACATGATCAAACAGCCCGAACGCTTTGAGGTGGTCGTGACTTCCAATTTATTTGGCGATATTTTAACAGATTTAGGAGCTGCCATTGCGGGTGGATTAGGGCTTGCTGCTGGGGCAAACATCAACCCGGAAAGAACGTATCCATCGATGTTTGAACCAATACACGGTTCAGCACCAGATATCTCTGGAAAAGGGATTGCAAATCCTCTAGCTGCTATTTGGTCCGCTAGCCAAATGCTTGACTTTTTCGGTTACGATCATCTTGGGAAATCTGTTCTGAATGCCATCGAAGGAGTTTTAAGTGAAAATGAAACATTAACACCGGATATGGGCGGAA